DNA sequence from the Dreissena polymorpha isolate Duluth1 chromosome 3, UMN_Dpol_1.0, whole genome shotgun sequence genome:
GCAATGTTGATGCAGTCCACACATACTTGTATTGGTACATTCATTTATGTCAATGGTGCAAGCGCTCCCCTCCCAGCCTAGGTCACATTCACATCTGAAGCTTCCGGCCGTATTCATGCAGTGTTGATGCAGTTCACACATACTTGTATTGGTACATTCATTTATGTCAATGGCGCAAGCGCTGCCCTCCCAGCCTAGGTCACAATCGCAGACATAGCTACCAGCAGCATTCAAACAATGTTGATGAGCTCCACATATGCTTGCATGTGTACATTCATCAATATCAACAGAGCAGTTGAGTCCCTCCCAGCCTGTGCAGCAGTCACATCTAAAGCTACCGTCAGTATTCACACATATTTGATGAAGTCCACAAATGCTGGCGTTGAAACATTCATCAATATCAGTGCAGTTGACGTCCGTCCAGCCAATGTCACAGTAGCAGTTGTAACTTCCTATGGTATTCATACAGCGTTGGTGTGGTTCGCATATACTGGTATTTGCGCATTCATTTATGTCGGCTATGCAACTCTCTCCGTCCCAGCCGGGAATGCATTCACAATGATAACTGCCATGGTCGTTCACGCACCTCATTTGGAGACCGGTACAATTATTGGTATTTCCACATTCATCTATGTCAGTTGCACAGTCCGATCCCGTCCAGCCATTGTCACATTCACAATGATAACTGCCAGCCGTATTGAGACAGTGCTGATGTGAGTTACAAACATTCGCACTATTGCATTCATTTGTGTCGTCGTTGCAATCAGATCCTTCCCAACCGCTGTTACAATCACAGTGAAAACTACCAAGGTTATTGACACAGTGTTGATGAGAAGTACAGGTGTTTGGGTTGTTACATTCATCAGTGTCCTCTGTGCAATTGCTACCATGCCACCCGCTGTCACAGTCACATCTATAGCTACCTGCCATATTTACGCAGTGCTGATGGAGACCACACGTGCTGATGCTACTGTGAAAATAAGATATGCCACATACATTATTTTAAGCGCAATCTCatctttataatttatataatcgACACAACGGTGTGTACTATACAACAGAAAAATCAACACTATATGTTTATAAACATGTCAAACCTATTTCTGCATTCGTTAACATCTTTGCATTCACCATACGAGTCGTTGAGTACTTGGTTAACGTAGCCAGGAAGGCAAGTCCGGTCAGAGGCTGTTACGTTCTCGTCCATAAGTTGACACCTTGGGCCAATCCATCCCATTAGGCAGAGGCAGCTGAAAGATAAATATGCCGCAAAGTTACatgctattataaatatttcaatttttgacAATATGACATGAAAATACATTTTACCTTTCCATCTAAATATTTATCGTATCTCAGACTAAGCATATATTTGTGTTTTGAGATAATTGTGTTGTCTAAAAACATTTAAACTGAGTATTGGCACTTACTTGAATCCCCCGATTGTGTTGACACAGGTACCTGTCCCAAATCGAGCACACGGATCACGTCCAAGAAATGTACACTCGTCTCTGTCTATGCAGTCAGTGCCAACAGGCTTAATGtaacaatattttatgcacaagaAGACAATACATTATAACTTATAACTGAAACATATTTCTCAAAACGAAACGTTCATACATTATCAAATTATAAACATTGCTTTGCATTTCAAGGGATTGCAACACAAATCAAATCTCTGAACCATGTCcacattaataatgtttttataaattattcttATCACACATTTGTTGATGTCTTTTACAAAGAAAATCATGAACTCGACTATTTGAACCAATAGCCAGATCTagtttgtttataatatttaataaggaaattacaaaatgaatttatttatgagaaatcGGCTtcctggaattaaaatgccttgTACATTCGGCCTGAAACGATCCGTTTGTCAAACatgattatttgtattttttatcatataGAAAATAATGTCTTAGAAGGCACAACATACGTTTAAATACGAacataacacgtatactgaacaaagtaaattaatattatattatgcatgtatattgatgtTTCTATGGGTATATGATACATTACCAAGAATCCCTCCATGCAAGCTCCACACTCCAGCACACCTGTATGCGTGTCGTTATTGCACTTCGACCAAAAAGAGCAGGTGTGATTGCCGCATTGTTGCGTCGTCGTTCCGTTTTGGTCTGTTAGTGATTGCTTTATGAAATACGAGTACATCATATCACAGCATTTATCGTTGTTTGACAGACGcaaatttgatataaaaagtaataaaaagtaaaaataaatttcattgtgCTAATATTTTAAGGCTTTATCTCTCACGAAAATCATGATTTATGTTTAAAACGGATgaaatttcaaaattaatttgCTAAAATAGACCTGCGTACataattgttaacatttaaataccAAAAGACCAGcacaaacatttttttgcaaagaGAATGACTGCACTTCATACAATACATGAAACCCAGAAGCAACTCAACTATAATACTTAGActttaatttgtatatatttttaaatactaaatatttaGTATAAATTGATGCAACATTAGAGGTTATTGGGATAATTATATACTGAATACGGTTCTAGACAATACGCAttgcttttaatttattttcatttaagtaaAGAATTTCTTAATGGTTAAGTAACTCTTGATAACGGATTAAATGgaagaatttaattaatttttatagaCATTCAATTTAACATCGATTTAATACTACTTACTAGgaaatcatatttttgtttctCATGTACCGATTGAAAAAGGCAATTTCAGGACATtaagcagaacagaacagaacagaatatttattttgacttaagcataacaagcttatcgtcatatacaaatacatgaacaTTTTATAGACATGCGTGCtggatataaattataaaaatgttcaaattacatacatcaattaataattcacttatcactggagagtgagagtgcATACGACAAGCATACGAAGCGACAAGCATACGAAACACATTTTGTTGCGGCCGTGAAATTCAACTGTAAAGTTAATACATTTCATATTCTTAAACGTATATCATAAAGTCCAAATAAAATAAGATTAATTGTTCGCATTTGATTTTAATAAGTTATCATAATTAAGTTTTATAATGTTTGTAATTTGCTAGATCATAAATTAGCATTTCGAAAAAAACGAGCGCTTGCTTATACATACTTTAAACACCATGTCCTCATGCAGGCCTATAccgataaaatataaataattgtatatatagatttatttcagcaagaaaaaataaaaaattattttgttattaatgttTGTTACTTACACAGTTAACCAAAACAACTTGAATACAAATAATGGTCCACAGTACTGGTTTCATCATTCGTAATTACTAATGCTCATACAAATGAACGATGTTATGCACAACCTGGATTTTTTGTGTCGAAATCATATAGATCTTTTCTTTTAAACCATTAATTGAATCATAAAACAACGGCAACAATATATTAGTGCAATAAAAATGCCAATTTAGGTGATGTACAgatgttttaaacaaacataCTTTTTAATCAAATCGATTGCATGTCTTTGGGTCAGATAACCATAACCATCAATTTATGATCCAATTTAAACCGTTCAAGAGAGATATTAACAGACAGCGTTCTGAACAAAGCATTATCAGACGTCATATTATGTGGATCATTGTAAGTATGCGGTGGTGCTTGGCTCTCatgctatttttttttatgtctatGCACTTCTTATTTTGAATTAGTATacgtatatttatatacatttgtttcatgacacacatttttttatttttaatgtaagacCGTATTTTCATAATATGAGTGGTCATACAAAACACATTTTGAAGTGTGTCGCGAGATTCGCCATGACATCATAATTTCGTGTAATATGACGACGTTATAAAATTGTTGCTCACTCCTTAAGTGGTGTGTTGTTCTTACGTTTCTGAATATTTGccactttattttttaattagtgAGTTTTCTATTCTTTATCATATCGAAGATAACACTGCGATTTCTCtgttattcaaaacaatatttcaacaaCAGTACGACATACTTCTTCAGGCTAAAGCATTTCACACGAGCTATTGTACAATGATCAATGTTCTTCACTTATTCAACGTAGGTCGTGTAATTAATGTTTATGTGATGCCTTTGGTCAAATAGTATGTACGTTAACAAAAGTGATACATCATTAGATTAAGTAGTAAACGTTTGAAATTATTTCAGACTTTAACGTAATCCTGTACAGTTGTACGAATTATTGCGAAATATTTCTATGTAAAGTGTGAAATCATGCCGGAAGCTTGTCTTAAGTTTTGGATAACATATGTATGGTGTCAAGATTACAGGGTATTGCGCGACCCAAACAAAGGATGATAATACAAGTCGTTTGTAATGACAATAACGTTACATAAACCTCTATATCTattttatttcaccatttttGCAACCCTATGCAAAGGCATTGATATAATAAATTCCTTTTCACAGTTTGCCTATTCAACAGAGCAAATAAACATTGAGGACGCCTTTTGTGTAAATCTAATTTGAATGCCAATCGTATTCCCacttattttaatgatattttattttctgGATAATTATACAagtgatattgataaaataaaatgtgttgaaacaCACAAGTTTGTAAACACCTCGAAGTTTCTGACATTTATTCTGAAAAAAGGTATTTGCGAACAAAAGATGACTCATTGTTCAGAaagcattatttaaaatacacagGTAGTATTATAATAAGTATGTGATACTATGTGCTTATTGttgattaaatgaaaacaaaataggatagtatttgtaatatattgtcaAAAAAGAACTATATAATGTTTAAGAAAGTGTCAATATAAACAGAATCAATGTAATCAGTAGACACATATGTTGCTTCTTTACATATACGTTCCTTCAACTAATTTGGTATTACATATTGTGCTTATAAAAACTGTAACACAAAAACGGAGTTTAATATTCAACAAAGATCATTATTGTCATATTCGATAAACATTCAGTTGTGTGTATCAAAAAtactattttgtattatattcacTTTAAAGTACAAGCATTAACCAATACTGTAACATATTCTTATCACTTTTAAAATGTGAgtctaaaataacaataacatatacTGGGATAGTGTGGTCTAATCATAATCATCCATTCGGCGCGTATGTGGCATGTCTCGGACCCGCACTCTCTTGCTAAAATGAATATTATAATGGATTAGTACATGTACTAACAAGTTAAAGTTACAATTCCTCAAATTTAATCTTAATTGAACATAAGtatttttcagaaataaaaaatattaaaattaaatgataaCCGCTGATATATAAACTGAAACTTCACAACAACACATTTCTTATCAATacttataaatgataaataaatagtGCATATGTTAAATATTCGATATTGAGCGAATCAAGTTTAAACGAAAGACATGTAAATACGGAACACATACTAGAGCCAaaacaattttcagttttaaacacAACTTACGAGCTTGGTTTGAATATTCTAACAGCGATACCAAAGCCAGCTATGAACGTAAGGATTGCGAATGCAGACCCAACCATGATCAACATCACTGAAACGCCTTCTTTGAAGAACGACGTGGTTTTGTCATCCGTTGAAGCGTTTGCTACTTCGTTTCCAGAAATAATATTGCCTTCTCCCGCTTTGTTAACCGGTATAACACCAGTTTTCGGATCGAAGGCAATGCTGGGAGCAACGGTTACCAAACTTTGAGTGTTTGTATTTGAGACACGTCCGGcagtaaacatgttgtttgttgATTTTGTACTTGGTGACGAAACAGTTGTGGTGTGGTTGCAACAAACCAttctatttatgtttaaattatcgTTGATTTGGCAAGATATATTCGTGCAATCAATTACTTCATCCGCGCAGTTAATCCCATGCCATCCACCTGGACATTGGCAGGTGTACGAACCATTATTGTTAATGCAAGTCCCGTTATTATTGCACGGGTTTGCCACACATTCATCAATGTCATCCTCGCATGATAATCCTTCCCAGCCATTATTACATACACAAGTATAATTCCCAAGTGTGTTATGGCAGTGTTGATTAATTTCACATGTGTATAACGTACTGAAAAAGTGTTCAACGCTAATAATTACAAGAAGGTAAAATTTCAGTTTTGATGCTAGTGATGAATACATTTCTTTTGACGTTAGTTTTAGGTTTCATAGCGTTATATAAGAACGACGCGACAAtattgcaaatttttgttttgattCTAATTTAtcttacaaaaatatgaattgtaTAGTTAAAGTTATAAAGACATGTTAATGGAATATCAATAAAATGCTAAGTCAAAGATCAAAACGCGTTGAGAATAATATAAGGATATCAAAATATGAAGAAATACCTTATAGCATCGTATAAATAACAAGcccaaataattaaattgatattGCCAGTCTACAACCGCACCCTGTTTGTTAACACCCAAATACTCAGTTTAAAAGAATCTGTATATCaccataaaaattaaatatgaaatagGTGGCAAACCTAGCagaattattgttgtttttttgcgatCCATATCAATGCATTGCCATGGACTATAACATGGGGCCTTTTTTACATTTGGTATTTCAGTTGTGGCTGTTGGACTATACTTACGTATTCGCACATTCGTCAACATCCCGAATACATCTATGCAAGTCCCATCCTGGCATGCATTCTTGAATATCGCCGTTGGTCAGCTGACA
Encoded proteins:
- the LOC127871112 gene encoding neurogenic locus notch homolog protein 1-like isoform X1; the protein is MMKPVLWTIICIQVVLVNCQSLTDQNGTTTQQCGNHTCSFWSKCNNDTHTGVLECGACMEGFLPVGTDCIDRDECTFLGRDPCARFGTGTCVNTIGGFNCLCLMGWIGPRCQLMDENVTASDRTCLPGYVNQVLNDSYGECKDVNECRNSSISTCGLHQHCVNMAGSYRCDCDSGWHGSNCTEDTDECNNPNTCTSHQHCVNNLGSFHCDCNSGWEGSDCNDDTNECNSANVCNSHQHCLNTAGSYHCECDNGWTGSDCATDIDECGNTNNCTGLQMRCVNDHGSYHCECIPGWDGESCIADINECANTSICEPHQRCMNTIGSYNCYCDIGWTDVNCTDIDECFNASICGLHQICVNTDGSFRCDCCTGWEGLNCSVDIDECTHASICGAHQHCLNAAGSYVCDCDLGWEGSACAIDINECTNTSMCELHQHCMNTAGSFRCECDLGWEGSACTIDINECTNTSMCGLHQHCMNTAGSFRCDCDLGWDGSACAIDINECTNTSMCGLHQHCMNTVGSFRCECDLGWEGSACANDINECTNTSMCGLHQHCMNTAGSFGCECDLGWEGSACVIDINECTNKSMCGLHQHCMNTAGSFRCDCDLGWEGSACTIDINECTNTSICGLHQHCMNTAGSFRCDCDIGWEGVDCKDTDECINASTCGNNQNCVNTDGSFRCDCEIGWKGVSCSIDIDECTNKNICGPQQHCVNTVGSFRCDCDIGWEGGNCSIDIDECTNASNCEEHQHCVNSIGTYMCIEYIMDTSTRYTSTNYQYQSLVTASNGFRPSSVDNAKNLDSGIMKIVQRSANVKGNSGDQQEIKLDVVLGSVFGTVAFISGFVVALVAFRKCSKKHKVESKEENANLCMESNGLPRVFIIDKDGRFKTA
- the LOC127871112 gene encoding fibrillin-2-like isoform X3, which codes for MMKPVLWTIICIQVVLVNCQSLTDQNGTTTQQCGNHTCSFWSKCNNDTHTGVLECGACMEGFLPVGTDCIDRDECTFLGRDPCARFGTGTCVNTIGGFNCLCLMGWIGPRCQLMDENVTASDRTCLPGYVNQVLNDSYGECKDVNECRNSSISTCGLHQHCVNMAGSYRCDCDSGWHGSNCTEDTDECNNPNTCTSHQHCVNNLGSFHCDCNSGWEGSDCNDDTNECNSANVCNSHQHCLNTAGSYHCECDNGWTGSDCATDIDECGNTNNCTGLQMRCVNDHGSYHCECIPGWDGESCIADINECANTSICEPHQRCMNTIGSYNCYCDIGWTDVNCTDIDECFNASICGLHQICVNTDGSFRCDCCTGWEGLNCSVDIDECTHASICGAHQHCLNAAGSYVCDCDLGWEGSACAIDINECTNTSMCELHQHCMNTAGSFRCECDLGWEGSACTIDINECTNTSMCGLHQHCMNTAGSFRCDCDLGWDGSACAIDINECTNTSMCGLHQHCMNTVGSFRCECDLGWEGSACANDINECTNTSMCGLHQHCMNTAGSFGCECDLGWEGSACVIDINECTNKSMCGLHQHCMNTAGSFRCDCDLGWEGSACTIDINECTNTSICGLHQHCMNTAGSFRCDCDIGWEGVDCKDTDECINASTCGNNQNCVNTDGSFRCDCEIGWKGVSCSIDIDECTNKNICGPQQHCVNTVGSFRCDCDIGWEGVTASNGFRPSSVDNAKNLDSGIMKIVQRSANVKGNSGDQQEIKLDVVLGSVFGTVAFISGFVVALVAFRKCSKKHKVESKEENANLCMESNGLPRVFIIDKDGRFKTA
- the LOC127871112 gene encoding neurogenic locus notch homolog protein 1-like isoform X2; this translates as MMKPVLWTIICIQVVLVNCQSLTDQNGTTTQQCGNHTCSFWSKCNNDTHTGVLECGACMEGFLPVGTDCIDRDECTFLGRDPCARFGTGTCVNTIGGFNCLCLMGWIGPRCQLMDENVTASDRTCLPGYVNQVLNDSYGECKDVNECRNSSISTCGLHQHCVNMAGSYRCDCDSGWHGSNCTEDTDECNNPNTCTSHQHCVNNLGSFHCDCNSGWEGSDCNDDTNECNSANVCNSHQHCLNTAGSYHCECDNGWTGSDCATDIDECGNTNNCTGLQMRCVNDHGSYHCECIPGWDGESCIADINECANTSICEPHQRCMNTIGSYNCYCDIGWTDVNCTDIDECFNASICGLHQICVNTDGSFRCDCCTGWEGLNCSVDIDECTHASICGAHQHCLNAAGSYVCDCDLGWEGSACAIDINECTNTSMCELHQHCMNTAGSFRCECDLGWEGSACTIDINECTNTSMCGLHQHCMNTAGSFRCDCDLGWDGSACAIDINECTNTSMCGLHQHCMNTVGSFRCECDLGWEGSACANDINECTNTSMCGLHQHCMNTAGSFGCECDLGWEGSACVIDINECTNKSMCGLHQHCMNTAGSFRCDCDIGWEGVDCKDTDECINASTCGNNQNCVNTDGSFRCDCEIGWKGVSCSIDIDECTNKNICGPQQHCVNTVGSFRCDCDIGWEGGNCSIDIDECTNASNCEEHQHCVNSIGTYMCIEYIMDTSTRYTSTNYQYQSLVTASNGFRPSSVDNAKNLDSGIMKIVQRSANVKGNSGDQQEIKLDVVLGSVFGTVAFISGFVVALVAFRKCSKKHKVESKEENANLCMESNGLPRVFIIDKDGRFKTA
- the LOC127871112 gene encoding fibrillin-2-like isoform X5, with the translated sequence MMKPVLWTIICIQVVLVNCQSLTDQNGTTTQQCGNHTCSFWSKCNNDTHTGVLECGACMEGFLPVGTDCIDRDECTFLGRDPCARFGTGTCVNTIGGFNCLCLMGWIGPRCQLMDENVTASDRTCLPGYVNQVLNDSYGECKDVNECRNSSISTCGLHQHCVNMAGSYRCDCDSGWHGSNCTEDTDECNNPNTCTSHQHCVNNLGSFHCDCNSGWEGSDCNDDTNECNSANVCNSHQHCLNTAGSYHCECDNGWTGSDCATDIDECGNTNNCTGLQMRCVNDHGSYHCECIPGWDGESCIADINECANTSICEPHQRCMNTIGSYNCYCDIGWTDVNCTDIDECFNASICGLHQICVNTDGSFRCDCCTGWEGLNCSVDIDECTHASICGAHQHCLNAAGSYVCDCDLGWEGSACAIDINECTNTSMCELHQHCMNTAGSFRCECDLGWEGSACTIDINECTNTSMCGLHQHCMNTAGSFRCDCDIGWEGVDCKDTDECINASTCGNNQNCVNTDGSFRCDCEIGWKGVSCSIDIDECTNKNICGPQQHCVNTVGSFRCDCDIGWEGGNCSIDIDECTNASNCEEHQHCVNSIGTYMCIEYIMDTSTRYTSTNYQYQSLVTASNGFRPSSVDNAKNLDSGIMKIVQRSANVKGNSGDQQEIKLDVVLGSVFGTVAFISGFVVALVAFRKCSKKHKVESKEENANLCMESNGLPRVFIIDKDGRFKTA
- the LOC127871112 gene encoding fibrillin-1-like isoform X4 translates to MMKPVLWTIICIQVVLVNCQSLTDQNGTTTQQCGNHTCSFWSKCNNDTHTGVLECGACMEGFLPVGTDCIDRDECTFLGRDPCARFGTGTCVNTIGGFNCLCLMGWIGPRCQLMDENVTASDRTCLPGYVNQVLNDSYGECKDVNECRNSSISTCGLHQHCVNMAGSYRCDCDSGWHGSNCTEDTDECNNPNTCTSHQHCVNNLGSFHCDCNSGWEGSDCNDDTNECNSANVCNSHQHCLNTAGSYHCECDNGWTGSDCATDIDECGNTNNCTGLQMRCVNDHGSYHCECIPGWDGESCIADINECANTSICEPHQRCMNTIGSYNCYCDIGWTDVNCTDIDECFNASICGLHQICVNTDGSFRCDCCTGWEGLNCSVDIDECTHASICGAHQHCLNAAGSYVCDCDLGWEGSACAIDINECTNTSMCELHQHCMNTAGSFRCECDLGWEGSACTIDINECTNTSMCGLHQHCMNTAGSFRCDCDLGWEGSACTIDINECTNTSICGLHQHCMNTAGSFRCDCDIGWEGVDCKDTDECINASTCGNNQNCVNTDGSFRCDCEIGWKGVSCSIDIDECTNKNICGPQQHCVNTVGSFRCDCDIGWEGGNCSIDIDECTNASNCEEHQHCVNSIGTYMCIEYIMDTSTRYTSTNYQYQSLVTASNGFRPSSVDNAKNLDSGIMKIVQRSANVKGNSGDQQEIKLDVVLGSVFGTVAFISGFVVALVAFRKCSKKHKVESKEENANLCMESNGLPRVFIIDKDGRFKTA
- the LOC127872522 gene encoding uncharacterized protein LOC127872522; the encoded protein is MFTAGRVSNTNTQSLVTVAPSIAFDPKTGVIPVNKAGEGNIISGNEVANASTDDKTTSFFKEGVSVMLIMVGSAFAILTFIAGFGIAVRIFKPSSKRVRVRDMPHTRRMDDYD